A genomic region of Salinibacter pepae contains the following coding sequences:
- a CDS encoding UvrD-helicase domain-containing protein: MPSRPADWPDLNPDQRAAVTASMDPQLVVAGPGTGKTRVLVCRAAHLIEHEAVTPSRLVLVTFTRRAAQQLTRRLATLVGPEAQHVRAGTIHHFCYKTLRAHSAPAGVPDDFIVVDDTVTDAFWQRWHEAHERWCEANDLHSYRQVKTHVSRIKLGIDTVSGRLTEGLRAYGEMLADRGALDFDDLLVKTRDLLRNHPDVRADLVDETRAVLVDEFQDTDPVQFDIIRRLGEAGTHLYCVADDDQSVYRFRGARPANLRRYIERFDCSEERGTRHVLTTNYRSNRSIYAVAEAVLDADERLKQRGDIRTSDASTQPVRLVACDDPEAERTHVLRQLRDWLDEGAERSDLAVLTRWNRRLAALERACLRAGLACETSQSEALLDTPPAQKLHALLRVVDARRRGRPLDAPMTELLSHLLPDDTMARLRDFGERSMPDATLWTAFQTAVSNEQARRSAGLDSATDRLDQAYATITNLLQSTQEDGLTIGAFTRTALRQLGDPLQLLRRYAAPLADPASHPSVRQAGTVLDEWRRAPARTSRAGDPPRLLLHHRTPQITRLWRQLVRRALDLETDPPAPLPEMQEALFARPADEGIPPLGADDVVLTNDLEALLRWAERTGAFSGSTDTPQILLLAPDGALPSGQKTLLGVDPDNVHVVDPGSTFHSPSVRLVKLLQMTSGPSAPEPLFPEYVMVDLEATSTDPRHCRVAEIGALKVRDGTVVDRFSELVQLPEDLTADERETLRTVCGLDPASDFDEARPEAAVWADFCAFVDGAPLVAHNGQRYDFRVLRRLAETHDAEARWAATYDLLPAAHELFPDLRRYDAAHLRETLLDDPTDTAHRALADCEDQQRILARMQEERARQRRVLAHEPLLPLLVAALTYESPAPEALSDDARVFLQVGHTWALRDASPAGDDLRSLLPRALPDRLRQHALYALIDEDALLTASAGLQPGLARRLAALFAPYADRPLRSEALADLLAHLALWGEETTPQGEDVITLSTYHSAKGLEFERVVCMDVHDNAFPPYFARNPEERRESRRLLYVGMTRAERHLVLTYPKRERGYDRRPTAFLDTAPDELLRVTDAAPP; this comes from the coding sequence GTGCCCTCCCGCCCCGCCGACTGGCCCGACCTCAACCCCGACCAGCGGGCCGCCGTGACGGCGTCGATGGATCCGCAGCTCGTGGTGGCCGGGCCGGGGACCGGCAAGACGCGCGTCCTCGTGTGCCGGGCCGCCCACCTCATCGAGCACGAGGCCGTGACGCCGTCCCGCCTCGTCCTGGTCACCTTCACGCGGCGCGCCGCGCAGCAGCTCACCCGTCGACTCGCCACCCTCGTGGGCCCGGAGGCGCAGCACGTCCGGGCGGGCACCATTCACCACTTCTGCTACAAAACCCTCCGCGCCCATTCGGCCCCGGCGGGCGTGCCCGACGACTTCATCGTGGTCGACGACACGGTGACCGACGCCTTCTGGCAGCGCTGGCACGAGGCGCACGAGCGCTGGTGCGAGGCAAACGACCTCCACAGCTACCGCCAGGTCAAGACCCACGTCAGCCGCATCAAGCTCGGGATCGACACGGTGTCGGGGCGGCTCACCGAAGGCCTGCGGGCCTACGGCGAGATGCTCGCGGACCGGGGCGCGCTCGACTTTGACGACCTGCTCGTCAAGACGCGCGACCTGCTGCGCAATCACCCGGACGTGCGGGCCGACCTCGTGGACGAGACGCGGGCGGTCCTCGTCGATGAATTTCAGGACACCGACCCGGTGCAGTTCGACATCATCCGCCGCCTCGGCGAGGCGGGCACCCACCTCTACTGCGTGGCCGACGACGACCAGTCCGTCTACCGCTTCCGCGGGGCGCGGCCCGCCAACCTGCGGCGCTACATCGAGCGCTTCGACTGCTCCGAGGAGCGGGGCACGCGGCACGTCCTTACCACCAACTACCGCTCCAACCGCTCGATCTACGCGGTGGCCGAGGCGGTGCTCGACGCCGACGAGCGCCTCAAACAGCGCGGCGACATTCGCACGTCGGACGCCAGTACACAGCCGGTCCGGCTGGTCGCCTGCGACGACCCCGAGGCCGAGCGGACCCACGTGCTCCGGCAACTGCGCGACTGGCTGGACGAGGGGGCCGAGCGGAGCGACCTGGCGGTCCTGACCCGCTGGAACCGCCGCCTCGCGGCCCTGGAACGGGCGTGCCTCCGGGCCGGCCTCGCCTGCGAGACGAGTCAGAGCGAGGCGCTCCTGGACACCCCTCCGGCGCAGAAGCTGCATGCCCTGCTCCGCGTCGTCGATGCCCGCCGTCGCGGCCGGCCGCTCGACGCCCCCATGACGGAGCTGCTGTCCCACCTGCTGCCGGACGACACGATGGCCCGGCTGCGCGACTTCGGCGAGCGGAGCATGCCGGACGCGACCCTCTGGACGGCCTTCCAGACCGCCGTCTCCAACGAGCAGGCCCGCCGCAGCGCCGGCCTCGACTCGGCCACGGACCGCCTCGACCAGGCCTACGCCACGATCACCAACCTCCTGCAGAGCACGCAGGAGGACGGCCTCACCATCGGTGCCTTTACCCGCACTGCCCTTCGGCAGCTCGGGGATCCCCTCCAGCTGCTCCGCCGCTACGCCGCCCCCCTGGCCGATCCGGCCTCTCATCCGTCCGTCCGCCAGGCCGGCACGGTCCTCGACGAGTGGCGCCGGGCCCCGGCCCGCACATCGCGGGCCGGGGACCCACCCCGCCTTCTCCTACACCACCGCACGCCCCAGATCACGCGGCTCTGGCGGCAGCTGGTGCGGCGGGCCCTCGACCTCGAAACGGATCCCCCCGCGCCGCTGCCCGAAATGCAGGAGGCCCTCTTCGCCCGCCCCGCCGACGAGGGCATTCCCCCGCTCGGGGCCGACGACGTGGTCCTCACAAACGACCTGGAGGCCCTCCTCCGCTGGGCCGAGCGGACCGGGGCCTTTTCGGGATCGACCGATACGCCCCAGATCCTCCTGCTCGCGCCCGACGGCGCCCTGCCGTCCGGCCAGAAGACGCTGCTCGGCGTCGACCCGGACAACGTGCACGTCGTGGATCCGGGGTCCACCTTCCATAGCCCCTCGGTCCGGCTGGTCAAGCTTCTGCAGATGACCAGCGGCCCGTCCGCCCCCGAGCCGCTCTTTCCGGAGTACGTGATGGTCGACCTCGAGGCCACGAGCACCGACCCGCGCCACTGCCGCGTCGCCGAAATTGGGGCGCTCAAGGTGCGAGACGGAACCGTGGTGGACCGCTTCTCCGAACTGGTGCAGTTGCCCGAGGACCTGACGGCCGACGAACGCGAGACGCTCCGCACAGTGTGCGGCCTCGATCCGGCGTCGGACTTCGACGAGGCCCGGCCTGAGGCGGCGGTCTGGGCCGACTTCTGTGCCTTCGTGGACGGGGCGCCCCTCGTCGCCCACAACGGCCAGCGCTACGACTTCCGCGTCCTGCGCCGCCTCGCCGAGACGCACGACGCCGAGGCGCGCTGGGCCGCGACCTACGACCTGCTGCCCGCGGCGCACGAGCTGTTTCCCGACCTCCGCCGCTACGACGCCGCCCACCTTCGCGAGACGCTCCTCGACGACCCGACGGACACTGCCCATCGCGCCCTGGCCGACTGCGAAGATCAGCAGCGCATCCTGGCGCGCATGCAGGAGGAGCGCGCCCGCCAGCGTCGCGTGCTGGCCCACGAGCCGCTCCTGCCGCTCCTCGTGGCCGCCCTCACCTACGAATCCCCCGCCCCCGAGGCGCTGTCGGACGACGCCCGGGTCTTTTTGCAGGTGGGGCACACGTGGGCCCTGCGTGACGCCTCCCCCGCCGGCGACGACCTGCGCTCGCTCCTGCCCCGCGCCCTGCCGGATCGCCTCCGCCAGCACGCGCTCTACGCGCTGATCGACGAGGACGCCCTGCTCACGGCTTCGGCCGGCCTCCAGCCCGGCCTCGCCCGCCGCCTGGCGGCCCTCTTCGCACCCTACGCCGACCGCCCGCTCCGGAGCGAGGCGCTGGCGGACCTGCTTGCGCACCTCGCGCTCTGGGGCGAAGAGACGACACCGCAGGGCGAGGACGTGATTACCCTCTCCACCTACCACAGCGCCAAGGGGCTCGAGTTCGAGCGCGTCGTCTGCATGGACGTGCACGACAACGCCTTCCCGCCCTACTTCGCGCGCAACCCGGAGGAGCGCCGCGAGAGCCGTCGCCTCCTGTACGTGGGCATGACGCGCGCCGAGCGGCACCTCGTGCTCACCTACCCGAAACGCGAGCGCGGCTACGACCGGCGCCCCACCGCCTTCCTCGACACCGCCCCCGACGAGCTCCTGCGGGTCACGGACGCCGCCCCTCCCTGA
- a CDS encoding queuosine precursor transporter has translation MPPSDSPTTTRREATLPGQDLGHLRNADPSRAERAFTVLAGLFIGALVITNAVASKFFVLFGQELSCGIIAYPVTFLATDLISEIYGRKRANTVVGAGFVVSVFITIVVWIANAAPTYEQSPVTAEAFNSVFGLLPGIVLGSMVAYLASQFIDVQLFEFWRRLTDGKYMWLRNNGSTFFSQFVDTIMVVTIALVIWPEVDGNPGTTPLAFETWQGIVFGQYVFKLGIAALDTPLFYVATHYLTNWIQADPRALETDGVME, from the coding sequence GTGCCTCCTTCCGACTCCCCCACCACGACACGACGCGAGGCGACCCTCCCGGGCCAGGACCTCGGCCACCTGCGGAACGCCGACCCGTCGCGGGCCGAGCGTGCCTTCACCGTCTTGGCCGGCCTCTTCATCGGGGCGCTCGTCATCACGAATGCCGTCGCGAGCAAGTTCTTCGTCCTGTTCGGGCAGGAGCTCTCGTGCGGCATCATCGCGTACCCGGTGACGTTCCTGGCGACGGACCTCATCTCCGAAATCTACGGGCGGAAGCGGGCCAATACGGTCGTCGGGGCCGGGTTCGTGGTGAGCGTCTTCATTACGATCGTGGTGTGGATTGCGAACGCGGCCCCCACCTACGAGCAGTCGCCCGTGACCGCCGAGGCGTTCAACTCCGTCTTCGGCCTCCTGCCCGGCATCGTGCTGGGGTCGATGGTCGCCTACCTCGCCTCCCAGTTCATCGACGTGCAGCTGTTCGAGTTCTGGCGCCGGCTCACGGACGGGAAGTACATGTGGCTCCGCAACAACGGGTCCACCTTCTTCAGCCAGTTCGTCGACACGATCATGGTGGTCACCATCGCGCTCGTGATCTGGCCGGAGGTGGACGGCAATCCGGGCACGACGCCCCTCGCGTTCGAGACGTGGCAGGGCATCGTCTTTGGGCAGTACGTGTTCAAGCTCGGCATCGCGGCGCTCGACACGCCCCTCTTTTACGTCGCGACCCACTACCTCACGAACTGGATTCAGGCCGACCCGCGGGCGCTGGAGACGGACGGCGTGATGGAGTAG
- a CDS encoding branched-chain amino acid transaminase codes for MEPDIWYNGDFIDHEDAEIHVLSHVIHYGSSVFEGIRCYDTDQGSAVFRLEEHMQRLVDSAKVYRMNIPFDLDDLVEAVVDTIERSGLRGCYIRPVVLRGEGPMGVNPLENPVETFIAVWEWGEYLGEEALEKGVDVEVASWNRMAPNTFPAMAKAGGNYLNASLVKMNAIKNDKMEGIMLSTDGYVAEGSGENLFVVKNDTLYTAPTGLSILPGITRASIIALAEERGYEVEEKKIPREALYTADELFFTGTAAEVTPIRTVDDYTIGSGSRGPVTKEMQDAFFEVVEKGHDPHDWLTFVDVPAADEPEMTA; via the coding sequence ATGGAGCCCGACATCTGGTACAACGGAGACTTTATCGACCACGAGGACGCTGAGATTCACGTCCTCTCCCACGTCATCCACTACGGGTCCTCCGTCTTCGAGGGGATTCGCTGTTACGACACCGATCAGGGATCGGCGGTCTTTCGGCTGGAGGAGCACATGCAGCGCCTGGTCGACTCGGCAAAGGTGTACCGGATGAATATTCCCTTCGACCTCGACGACCTCGTCGAGGCCGTCGTGGACACCATCGAGCGGAGCGGCCTCCGTGGGTGCTACATCCGGCCCGTCGTGCTCCGGGGCGAGGGCCCGATGGGCGTCAACCCGCTCGAAAACCCGGTGGAGACCTTCATCGCCGTCTGGGAGTGGGGCGAGTACCTCGGCGAAGAGGCCCTGGAGAAGGGGGTGGACGTGGAGGTGGCCAGCTGGAACCGCATGGCGCCCAACACCTTTCCGGCGATGGCGAAGGCGGGCGGGAATTACCTGAACGCCTCCCTCGTGAAGATGAACGCCATCAAGAACGACAAGATGGAGGGCATCATGCTGAGCACGGACGGCTACGTGGCCGAGGGGAGCGGCGAGAACCTCTTTGTGGTAAAGAACGACACGCTCTACACCGCGCCGACGGGGCTGTCCATCCTGCCCGGCATCACGCGGGCCTCCATCATCGCGCTGGCCGAGGAGCGCGGCTACGAGGTGGAAGAGAAGAAAATTCCCCGGGAGGCGCTCTACACGGCCGACGAGCTCTTCTTTACCGGCACGGCCGCCGAGGTCACGCCCATCCGCACGGTCGACGACTACACGATCGGCTCCGGCTCGCGCGGGCCCGTCACGAAGGAGATGCAGGACGCGTTCTTCGAGGTCGTCGAGAAGGGGCACGACCCGCACGACTGGCTGACGTTCGTGGACGTGCCGGCGGCGGACGAACCGGAGATGACGGCCTGA
- a CDS encoding glycosyltransferase family 2 protein: protein MKTLAIIPAFNEAQAIGPVIGDLPDGRVDEVVVVNNASTDATKANARAAGATVVDEPQQGYGAACLRGIAYAETRQPDVVVFLDGDYSDHPEELPRLVEPIAADEADFVVGSRIRGDAEPGALLPQAQVGNRFACSLMARLWGADYTDLGPFRAIRFRDLLALDMQDETFGWTIEMQIKALEAGLRVEEVPVSYRRGIGPSKITGTLSGTVKASAKILWTIGRMAATTHRRAPRLRERVDRARTDAPTPNPGG from the coding sequence GTGAAGACGCTCGCCATCATCCCCGCCTTCAACGAAGCACAGGCCATCGGCCCGGTGATCGGCGACCTTCCCGACGGGCGGGTCGACGAGGTGGTGGTCGTCAACAACGCCTCGACCGACGCGACGAAGGCCAACGCCCGGGCCGCCGGGGCCACCGTCGTCGACGAGCCCCAGCAGGGCTACGGCGCCGCCTGCCTGCGCGGCATCGCCTACGCGGAGACGAGGCAGCCGGATGTCGTCGTGTTTCTGGACGGCGACTACAGCGACCACCCGGAGGAACTGCCGCGCCTCGTGGAGCCGATTGCCGCCGACGAGGCGGACTTCGTGGTGGGGTCCCGCATTCGGGGGGACGCCGAGCCGGGCGCCCTGCTCCCGCAGGCACAGGTGGGCAACCGGTTCGCCTGCTCCCTCATGGCACGCCTCTGGGGGGCGGACTACACCGACCTCGGCCCCTTCCGGGCCATTCGGTTCCGCGACCTGCTCGCCCTCGACATGCAGGACGAGACCTTCGGCTGGACGATCGAGATGCAGATCAAGGCCCTGGAGGCGGGGCTCCGCGTCGAGGAGGTCCCGGTCTCGTACCGGCGCGGCATCGGGCCGTCCAAAATTACAGGCACCCTCTCGGGCACCGTGAAGGCGTCCGCCAAGATCCTCTGGACCATCGGCCGCATGGCCGCGACGACGCACCGGCGCGCCCCCCGGCTTCGAGAACGAGTCGACCGGGCCCGCACCGACGCCCCAACGCCCAACCCAGGGGGCTGA
- a CDS encoding GNAT family N-acetyltransferase, which yields MESSPHVSIRKATPADAKTLVDLIVELATYENLLDEAEPSVELLEEHLSAEALTGCEALLAETERDTAVGFALFFHNYSTFQTNAGLYVEDLFVRSTYRGEGIGLALFRRLAEIAEKRGCRRIDWAVLDWNTEAIEFYDELGAEPLDDWTTMRLDEEAIEDIATAGAAA from the coding sequence ATGGAGAGCTCACCGCACGTATCGATCCGCAAGGCCACGCCCGCCGACGCGAAGACGCTCGTGGACCTCATCGTGGAGCTGGCCACCTACGAGAACCTGCTCGACGAGGCCGAGCCGAGCGTGGAGCTGCTGGAGGAGCACCTGTCGGCGGAGGCGCTCACGGGCTGCGAGGCGCTCCTCGCCGAGACGGAGCGCGACACGGCGGTCGGCTTTGCGCTGTTCTTCCACAACTACTCCACCTTCCAGACCAACGCGGGGCTGTACGTAGAAGACCTCTTCGTGCGGTCGACGTACCGCGGAGAGGGCATCGGGCTCGCGCTGTTTCGGCGCCTCGCAGAAATTGCGGAAAAGCGGGGCTGCCGCCGCATCGACTGGGCCGTGCTGGACTGGAATACGGAGGCGATCGAGTTTTACGACGAGCTGGGGGCCGAGCCGCTCGACGACTGGACGACCATGCGCCTGGACGAGGAGGCCATCGAAGACATCGCGACGGCGGGCGCGGCGGCGTAA
- a CDS encoding magnesium chelatase encodes MAHPDTVLTDIDTLGELKEADYQVRSVKDELRANLMQKLRAGEEVFPGILGYDETVIPRIQNAILAKHDLILLGLRGQAKSRLIRMLPRLLDDHIPVIEDTPLNEDPFNPITKQGRAIVEERGDDTPIEWLPREARYGEKLATPDTTIADLIGDIDPIKAANERLTYADEEVIHFGIVPRTNRGIFAINELPDLQPRIQVGLFNIMEEQDIQIRGFNVRFPLDVMMVFSANPEDYTSRGNLVTPLKDRIDSQITTHYPKTIETGMSITEQEAWQDRADGAAAVDVHIPRFFREIVEQVAFEARESEYIDQTSGVSVRVTRAALEALISAAERRALLNGEDETTVRVSDLMHVAPAITGKVELVYEGEQEGAEEVALTLIGRAVRALFDEHFPDPSDKEEGRPEYKDVLDWFAQGRSIDLDQDMSDAAYAETLGQIDGLQALAEEYLSPDTTGETHTGMEFVVEALHQHSLVGKEISDGGQTYDDIMGSMLSSIGDGGVPGDDFDEGDFDDDDDDTDDPLSRYR; translated from the coding sequence ATGGCCCACCCCGACACGGTCCTCACCGACATCGACACGCTCGGCGAACTTAAGGAAGCTGACTATCAGGTCCGCTCCGTTAAAGACGAACTGCGGGCCAACCTGATGCAGAAGCTCCGTGCCGGCGAGGAGGTCTTTCCCGGCATCCTGGGCTACGACGAGACCGTCATTCCGCGGATTCAGAATGCCATCCTCGCGAAGCACGACCTTATCCTGCTGGGGCTGCGCGGGCAGGCCAAGAGCCGCCTCATCCGCATGCTGCCGCGGCTCCTCGACGACCACATTCCGGTGATCGAGGACACACCCCTCAACGAGGATCCCTTCAATCCGATCACCAAGCAAGGGCGTGCAATCGTGGAGGAGCGGGGCGACGACACGCCGATCGAGTGGCTGCCCCGAGAGGCGCGCTACGGCGAGAAGCTGGCGACGCCGGATACCACGATCGCCGACCTCATCGGCGACATCGACCCCATCAAGGCCGCCAACGAGCGGCTCACCTACGCCGACGAGGAGGTCATCCACTTCGGCATTGTCCCGCGCACCAACCGCGGTATTTTCGCGATCAACGAGCTGCCGGACCTACAGCCGCGGATTCAGGTGGGCCTCTTCAACATCATGGAGGAGCAGGACATCCAGATCCGCGGCTTCAACGTGCGGTTTCCGCTCGACGTGATGATGGTCTTCTCCGCCAACCCGGAGGACTACACGAGCCGCGGCAACCTCGTGACGCCGCTCAAGGACCGCATCGACAGCCAGATCACGACCCACTACCCGAAGACGATCGAGACGGGCATGTCCATCACCGAGCAGGAGGCGTGGCAGGACCGCGCCGACGGGGCGGCGGCGGTGGACGTGCACATCCCGCGCTTCTTCCGCGAGATCGTCGAGCAGGTGGCGTTCGAGGCGCGCGAGAGCGAGTACATCGACCAGACCTCCGGCGTCTCGGTTCGCGTGACGCGGGCGGCGCTGGAGGCGCTCATCTCCGCCGCCGAGCGGCGGGCGCTCCTCAACGGCGAGGACGAGACGACCGTCCGCGTCAGCGACCTGATGCACGTGGCCCCGGCCATCACCGGCAAGGTGGAGCTCGTCTACGAGGGGGAGCAGGAGGGCGCCGAAGAGGTGGCGCTCACGCTGATCGGGCGGGCCGTCCGGGCGCTCTTCGACGAGCACTTCCCGGACCCGAGCGATAAGGAGGAGGGCCGTCCCGAGTACAAGGACGTGCTCGACTGGTTTGCGCAGGGCCGCTCCATCGACCTGGACCAGGACATGAGCGACGCGGCGTACGCGGAGACGCTCGGGCAGATCGACGGCCTCCAGGCGCTTGCGGAGGAGTACCTCTCGCCGGACACGACCGGCGAGACCCACACGGGCATGGAGTTCGTCGTCGAGGCCCTCCACCAGCACTCGCTCGTGGGCAAAGAGATTAGCGACGGCGGGCAGACCTACGACGACATCATGGGCTCGATGCTCTCCTCCATCGGCGACGGCGGCGTGCCGGGCGATGACTTCGACGAGGGCGACTTCGACGACGATGACGACGACACCGACGACCCGCTGAGTCGGTACCGGTAG
- a CDS encoding TonB-dependent receptor domain-containing protein: MHTTRPRSSFGPRPVGLLGTVLLALLLGGLSSSPVLAQDEPAGVLTGRVVDAESDAPLQDATVALWEHTGGDSTLVRGTVTGPEGRFTIEAVALGSYTLRISFVGYTTERRPNTQPAPSPDEADLGTIRLGRTTTQQQEVEVTADRPAARIETDRNVYNTSERALSAGGSARTVLEDLPSIRIDMDGSISFRGNESVSLQINGEPASLQGQSLVGYLESLSADAVDRVEVIPNPSAKYEPEGMSGIINIVLSRDLEAKWNGGLTLGGERDANNRYGGNGSANVGVQAGGWRVVGTYSHRRDGEEDTDTRIVERLSEGGPSTWVDQNGREEEQDRSHSFRTDVDYSFAEGTSLGLETSVSLRRGDESGRSAYREYTGGAPTAENVTDRYVRRLDNSSSEESVDGRLDFNHDFTQDHSLSAQVRYDRDLESEDGTYNIYGFENGARLSTPRDQEIDVVTEDEQDGSLKVDYARPLGSFSLETGYKGTLRRLDSDQTYEDRTTVFTFDELIHAAYGTVSRGIGDFQLEAGLRAEAVTTTFDLSSEDEVTNSSYVSLYPSAFLTYKPGPKRQARLSYSKRVDRPGLWDINPIEDNENPTFQERGNPGLDPEYIHSFELSLTQRWGIGSVSVTPYLRHTVNEIEEVRFEEDINGRTVIVRQAQNLSTSTSYGTELVTTFNAGDRLEGTISGNLYRSVTDGSNVTTDLSQDALLFSGRGSVRAKLRDGLQLELSQFYRPARDIPPQGRIDRFASTELALQQELLGGDGTLTLRVDDLLNDTNMTMWYRDQDLYQESNMQWGAREVSLSFQYNFGSGSNNDRGRRDRDYR; the protein is encoded by the coding sequence ATGCACACGACCCGCCCCAGGTCCTCTTTCGGGCCCCGGCCCGTCGGACTCCTCGGGACCGTACTCCTCGCGCTCCTCCTGGGGGGACTCTCGTCGTCCCCGGTTCTCGCGCAGGACGAACCGGCCGGTGTTCTGACGGGTCGGGTGGTCGACGCGGAGTCGGACGCCCCCTTGCAGGACGCGACCGTCGCGCTCTGGGAGCACACCGGGGGCGACTCGACGCTCGTCCGGGGGACGGTGACGGGGCCGGAGGGGCGGTTCACGATTGAGGCCGTGGCCCTTGGCTCGTACACCCTCCGCATCAGCTTCGTCGGGTACACCACGGAGCGCCGCCCCAACACCCAGCCGGCCCCGTCTCCCGACGAGGCCGACCTCGGCACGATCCGGCTGGGCCGCACGACGACCCAGCAGCAGGAGGTGGAGGTCACCGCCGACCGCCCCGCCGCCCGGATTGAGACAGACCGGAACGTCTACAACACCTCCGAGCGCGCCCTGAGCGCCGGCGGGTCGGCCCGGACGGTGCTCGAAGACCTCCCCTCCATCCGGATCGACATGGACGGGAGCATCAGCTTTCGCGGCAACGAGAGCGTCTCGCTTCAGATCAACGGCGAGCCGGCCTCGCTGCAGGGCCAGAGCCTCGTCGGCTACCTGGAAAGCCTGTCGGCGGACGCCGTGGACCGCGTGGAGGTGATCCCCAATCCCTCGGCCAAGTACGAGCCCGAGGGCATGTCGGGGATCATCAACATCGTGCTCAGCCGCGACCTGGAGGCGAAGTGGAACGGGGGGCTCACGCTCGGGGGCGAGCGGGACGCCAACAACCGGTACGGCGGCAACGGCTCGGCAAACGTGGGCGTCCAGGCCGGCGGCTGGCGCGTCGTGGGCACCTACTCCCACCGGCGCGACGGCGAGGAGGACACCGACACCCGCATTGTGGAGCGGCTCAGTGAGGGCGGGCCCAGCACGTGGGTCGACCAGAACGGCCGGGAAGAGGAGCAGGACCGCTCCCACTCGTTTCGCACCGACGTCGATTACAGCTTCGCCGAGGGCACGTCCCTCGGCCTGGAAACGAGCGTCAGCCTCCGCCGCGGCGACGAGAGCGGGCGCTCGGCGTATCGGGAATACACCGGGGGCGCCCCCACCGCCGAGAACGTGACGGACCGGTACGTCCGCCGTCTGGACAACAGCTCCTCCGAGGAGAGCGTCGACGGGCGCCTCGACTTCAACCACGACTTCACCCAGGACCACAGCCTGAGCGCGCAGGTGCGCTACGACCGCGACCTCGAAAGCGAGGATGGGACGTACAACATCTACGGATTCGAAAACGGAGCCCGTCTCTCCACGCCTCGGGACCAAGAAATTGACGTCGTCACCGAGGACGAACAGGACGGCTCCCTGAAGGTGGACTACGCACGGCCGCTCGGCTCCTTCTCCCTGGAGACCGGCTACAAGGGCACCCTGCGCCGGCTCGACAGCGACCAGACCTACGAGGACCGCACGACGGTCTTCACGTTCGACGAGCTCATCCACGCAGCGTACGGCACAGTGAGCCGAGGGATCGGGGACTTCCAACTGGAGGCCGGGCTCCGTGCCGAGGCCGTGACCACGACCTTTGACCTTTCCAGCGAGGACGAGGTGACGAACAGCTCCTACGTGAGCCTCTACCCCAGCGCCTTTCTCACCTACAAGCCCGGCCCGAAGCGGCAGGCCCGCCTCTCCTACAGCAAGCGCGTGGACCGGCCCGGCCTCTGGGACATTAACCCCATCGAGGACAACGAGAACCCCACCTTTCAGGAGCGGGGCAATCCGGGCCTCGACCCCGAGTACATCCACTCCTTCGAGCTGAGCCTGACCCAGCGGTGGGGCATCGGCTCCGTCTCGGTCACCCCGTACCTCCGACACACCGTCAATGAGATTGAAGAAGTGCGGTTTGAGGAAGACATCAACGGGCGGACGGTCATTGTCCGTCAGGCCCAGAACCTGTCCACCAGCACCTCCTACGGCACGGAGCTGGTGACGACGTTCAACGCCGGCGACCGCCTGGAGGGCACGATCAGCGGGAACTTGTACCGCTCGGTCACCGACGGCTCGAACGTGACCACGGACCTCAGCCAGGACGCACTCCTGTTCTCGGGCCGGGGCAGCGTCCGGGCGAAGCTGCGGGACGGCCTGCAGCTGGAGCTCAGTCAGTTCTACCGGCCGGCCCGCGACATTCCCCCGCAGGGCCGGATCGATCGGTTTGCCAGCACCGAGCTGGCCCTCCAGCAGGAGCTGCTCGGGGGCGACGGCACCCTCACCCTCCGGGTCGACGACCTTCTCAACGACACGAACATGACCATGTGGTACCGGGACCAGGACCTCTATCAGGAGTCAAACATGCAGTGGGGGGCCCGCGAGGTCTCGCTCTCGTTCCAGTACAACTTCGGGTCCGGGTCGAACAACGACCGCGGACGGCGCGATCGGGACTACCGCTGA